From one Triticum urartu cultivar G1812 chromosome 3, Tu2.1, whole genome shotgun sequence genomic stretch:
- the LOC125549067 gene encoding defensin J1-1-like, producing MAFNRAQLLLVAFTLGLLLMSHSAEAYHGFCHSISKTYKKICTDKEDCSKACIRENFYDGFCSDIEIDHHVCVCRTECMNALPPQYNIPELAPSKGPSEAKVMPTRKVSIGMYN from the exons ATGGCGTTCAATAGAGCACAACTGTTGCTTGTTGCCTTCACTCTGGGTTTGCTCCTCATGTCCCACA GTGCAGAGGCTTACCATGGGTTTTGTCACTCCATTAGCAAGACTTACAAAAAAATATGCACTGACAAGGAGGACTGCTCGAAGGCGTGCATACGCGAGAACTTCTATGATGGCTTCTGCTCCGACATTGAGATTGACCATCACGTGTGCGTCTGCCGCACAGAGTGCATGAATGCACTGCCGCCACAATATAACATACCAGAGTTGGCGCCATCCAAAGGGCCATCAGAAGCAAAAGTCATGCCCACAAGAAAAGTCTCCATAGGCATGTACAATTGA